A genomic region of Populus nigra chromosome 11, ddPopNigr1.1, whole genome shotgun sequence contains the following coding sequences:
- the LOC133668267 gene encoding endochitinase EP3-like, which yields MAPSTRKCELVIVLLGILIAGALPSYIVAQNCGCAANECCSRWGFCGTGNEYCGTGCQEGPCFAPTPTNDVSVPDIVTPEFFGGILDQANSSCVGKSFYSRDVFLEALSSYSRFGRIGSVDDSRREIAAFFAHVTHETGHFCSIEEINGPSRDYCDEDNTQYPCNPDKGYYGRGPIQLSWNYNYGPAGESIGFDGLNSPEVVANDPLISFKTALWYWMNFVQPVISQGFGETIRAINGALECDGGNSATVQARVRYYTDYCNQLGVAPGDNLTC from the exons ATGGCACCCTCTACAAGAAAATGCGAGTTAGTCATTGTTTTACTAGGTATTCTTATTGCCGGAGCTCTGCCAAGCTATATCGTAGCTCAAAATTGTGGGTGTGCCGCAAACGAATGCTGCAGCCGGTGGGGTTTCTGTGGCACCGGCAATGAATATTGCGGCACTGGGTGTCAAGAGGGTCCATGTTTTGCACCAACTCCTACCAATGATGTCTCAGTGCCTGATATTGTGACCCCAGAATTTTTTGGTGGGATCCTTGATCAAGCTAATTCAAGCTGTGTTGGGAAGAGCTTCTATTCACGAGATGTATTTCTTGAGGCTCTCAGTTCATATTCTCGATTTGGTAGGATTGGTTCAGTTGATGATTCCAGGCGGGAGATCGCAGCTTTCTTTGCCCATGTCACTCATGAGACTGGAC ATTTTTGTTCCATAGAAGAGATCAATGGACCATCAAGGGACTACTGTGATGAGGACAACACACAATATCCATGCAATCCTGATAAAGGTTACTATGGCCGAGGACCAATCCAGCTCTCATGGAATTATAATTATGGACCAGCCGGAGAAAGCATCGGTTTTGATGGATTAAACTCACCTGAGGTCGTGGCCAATGACCCTTTAATTTCATTCAAGACAGCTTTGTGGTATTGGATGAATTTTGTCCAACCTGTAATCAGCCAAGGGTTCGGGGAAACTATTAGAGCCATTAATGGTGCTCTTGAATGCGACGGAGGAAATTCTGCTACTGTTCAAGCTCGGGTTAGGTATTATACTGATTATTGTAATCAACTGGGAGTGGCGCCTGGAGATAACCTAACCTGTTAA